In a single window of the Flavobacterium sp. W4I14 genome:
- a CDS encoding pectinesterase (product_source=KO:K01051; cath_funfam=2.160.20.10; cleavage_site_network=SignalP-noTM; cog=COG4677; ko=KO:K01051; pfam=PF01095; superfamily=51126): MKAIILFFLITVSSTVYALDVKPDFVVAADGSGNFKTVQEAIHAVPDFRNKTTIIFIKKGIYKEKLILAASKKNVKFIGESLNETILTYDDYAQKKNAFGEEKGTSGSSSFYIYGEGFSAENITFENSSGPVGQAVAVWAGGDKLIFNNCRFLGFQDTLYTYGGNNRQYYKNCYIEGTVDFIFGASTAWFESCTIFCKKAGYVTAASTADTTKFGYVFNKCKIKGDAPANSFYLGRPWRPYAKVAYLNCELPDFIRPEGWNNWGKASNEKTAYYAEYKSTGKGADPKSRANWSHQLTDEAYKSYILENVFRGWNPGMK, from the coding sequence ATGAAAGCAATCATCCTATTTTTTCTGATAACCGTTTCATCAACAGTTTATGCCCTAGATGTTAAGCCCGATTTTGTGGTAGCTGCCGATGGAAGTGGAAACTTTAAAACGGTACAGGAAGCGATACATGCTGTGCCCGATTTCAGGAACAAAACAACCATAATTTTTATCAAAAAAGGTATTTACAAAGAAAAGCTAATCTTGGCGGCCTCTAAAAAGAATGTGAAATTTATTGGGGAGAGCCTAAACGAAACCATATTAACTTATGATGACTATGCCCAGAAGAAGAATGCTTTTGGCGAAGAAAAAGGCACTTCAGGTTCCTCCAGCTTTTATATTTATGGCGAAGGCTTTTCTGCAGAAAATATCACCTTCGAAAATTCATCAGGTCCGGTGGGGCAAGCCGTTGCGGTTTGGGCAGGCGGTGATAAATTAATTTTTAACAACTGCAGGTTTTTAGGTTTTCAGGATACACTTTATACCTATGGTGGCAATAACCGCCAATATTATAAAAACTGTTACATCGAAGGAACGGTTGATTTTATTTTCGGAGCTTCTACGGCCTGGTTCGAAAGCTGCACCATTTTCTGCAAAAAGGCGGGTTATGTCACCGCGGCATCAACTGCTGATACTACAAAATTTGGTTATGTATTTAACAAATGCAAAATCAAAGGAGATGCACCAGCCAATAGCTTTTATTTGGGTCGCCCATGGAGGCCTTACGCAAAAGTTGCTTACCTCAACTGCGAACTGCCTGATTTTATCCGCCCTGAGGGTTGGAACAACTGGGGTAAAGCGAGCAACGAGAAAACGGCCTATTACGCTGAATATAAAAGCACCGGAAAAGGGGCCGATCCAAAAAGCAGGGCAAATTGGTCGCATCAATTAACAGACGAAGCGTATAAAAGTTACATTTTGGAAAACGTTTTCCGTGGGTGGAATCCCGGGATGAAATAA
- a CDS encoding polygalacturonase (product_source=COG5434; cath_funfam=2.160.20.10; cleavage_site_network=SignalP-noTM; cog=COG5434; pfam=PF00295; smart=SM00710; superfamily=51126), with translation MKHISGGLCRIKVALACLILSSASAAIAQQQQSLPVIQQVKFKKDTTSIISFGAKGDGITLNTQSINKTIASVSQKGGGVVLIPSGLWLTGPIELKSNVNLHLKRDAILQFTDDFNQYKLVQGNWEGQPAWRNQSPISGVNLENIAITGTGIIDGNGGAWRMVKKDKLTETQWKTLVASGGVVRADGKMWYPSEKTVKGSNTKNAGVIEAGKTAADYEDIKDFLRPNLLVLTGCKKILLEGVTFQNSPAWNLHPLLCEDLTLRNLQVKNPWFAQNGDGVDVESCKNVLIEGSTFDVGDDGICIKSGRDEAGRKRGVPTENVIVRNNVVYHAHGGFVIGSEMSGGAKNIWVYDCSFIGTDIGLRFKTTRGRGGVVENIYINNINMIDIPGEAILFDMYYAAVDPVPLAGEKREAIKTVTVPVTEATPQFRNFYIKNVVANGAEKAIFFRGLPEMNIKDIHLENVTIKAKKGIEIIEAAGIFLKNINVITADTSPVVMIQNSSNINISNLKYPDNSKVLFDVSGEKTKAVKISGTDVSKAKIASLLGIEVDKKALEISK, from the coding sequence ATGAAACATATTTCTGGTGGTTTATGCCGTATTAAAGTAGCGCTGGCATGCTTAATTTTATCTTCTGCAAGTGCTGCCATAGCGCAACAACAGCAAAGCCTACCCGTTATTCAGCAGGTTAAATTTAAAAAAGATACCACTAGCATTATCAGCTTTGGAGCAAAGGGCGATGGGATTACCTTAAATACGCAGAGCATCAATAAAACCATAGCCAGTGTAAGCCAAAAAGGTGGTGGTGTGGTTTTAATTCCATCAGGCTTGTGGTTAACTGGTCCTATTGAGTTAAAAAGTAATGTAAACCTACACCTTAAACGCGATGCAATCCTTCAGTTTACCGACGACTTTAATCAATACAAACTGGTACAGGGAAATTGGGAAGGTCAACCAGCGTGGAGAAACCAGAGTCCGATTTCGGGTGTTAACCTCGAAAATATAGCGATTACCGGAACCGGGATTATCGACGGGAACGGTGGTGCCTGGCGTATGGTTAAAAAAGATAAATTGACCGAAACACAGTGGAAAACCCTGGTGGCCTCTGGTGGCGTAGTGAGGGCTGATGGAAAAATGTGGTATCCATCTGAGAAAACCGTTAAAGGTTCGAATACTAAAAATGCCGGCGTAATTGAGGCTGGCAAAACAGCAGCCGATTATGAAGATATCAAAGATTTCCTTCGCCCGAATCTGTTGGTTTTAACGGGTTGTAAAAAAATTCTTTTAGAGGGTGTTACCTTTCAAAATTCACCAGCATGGAATTTACACCCTTTGCTTTGTGAAGATTTGACCTTAAGAAACCTACAGGTAAAAAACCCCTGGTTTGCACAGAATGGTGACGGAGTTGACGTAGAATCGTGCAAAAATGTACTGATTGAAGGCAGCACTTTCGATGTGGGTGATGATGGGATCTGTATTAAATCGGGAAGAGATGAAGCAGGCCGCAAACGTGGCGTACCTACAGAAAATGTAATTGTTCGGAATAATGTGGTTTACCATGCCCATGGGGGTTTTGTAATCGGAAGCGAGATGAGCGGTGGTGCGAAAAATATCTGGGTGTACGACTGTTCTTTTATCGGTACCGACATTGGTCTTCGTTTTAAAACTACCCGCGGCCGAGGCGGCGTTGTAGAAAATATTTATATCAACAACATCAACATGATCGATATTCCGGGTGAAGCGATTCTGTTTGATATGTATTATGCTGCGGTTGATCCGGTTCCTTTGGCAGGAGAAAAACGCGAAGCCATTAAAACGGTAACGGTTCCGGTAACCGAAGCTACCCCTCAGTTCAGAAACTTTTACATTAAAAACGTGGTAGCCAATGGCGCTGAGAAAGCCATATTTTTCAGGGGATTGCCAGAGATGAACATCAAAGATATCCACCTGGAAAACGTAACCATAAAAGCGAAGAAAGGCATTGAAATTATTGAAGCCGCTGGCATTTTCCTTAAAAACATAAACGTAATTACAGCAGACACCAGTCCGGTTGTAATGATCCAGAACAGTTCGAACATCAATATCAGTAACTTAAAATACCCTGATAACAGCAAGGTTTTGTTTGACGTGTCGGGAGAAAAAACAAAAGCTGTAAAAATTAGTGGAACAGATGTTTCTAAAGCAAAAATAGCTTCACTTTTAGGTATAGAGGTAGATAAAAAAGCACTGGAAATTTCAAAATAA
- a CDS encoding unsaturated rhamnogalacturonyl hydrolase (product_source=KO:K15532; cog=COG4225; ko=KO:K15532; pfam=PF07470; superfamily=48208,52317; transmembrane_helix_parts=Inside_1_4,TMhelix_5_24,Outside_25_643), translating to MKRSILYTAAALIGFSILTQSGFAQKKLSEQLTLTAMEKLFQDTTLLKGAKGPKWTYDMGVVLEGAATVWRNTGDGKYFKYIQSSMDAYLDKEGNINTYKPDDFNIDNIKNGRSLLLLYKVTGQQKYLLAATKLYDQLQKQPRTQEGGFWHKKIYPNQMWLDGLYMGEPFYAEYAKLMKKDAAFDDIAKQFILMEKNARDAKTGLLYHGYDESRAEQWADKKTGRSANFWGRAMGWYIMALVDVLDNFPANHPQRKELIAILSRTATAAVKYQDPKSGVWFDILDMPDRKGNYLESSASSMFVYGLAKGVRKGWLAPSFMTAANKGYAGLKKEFVEQAGAERINLTKTVSVSGLGGKPKYRDGSFDYYISEKVITNDPKGVGAFICAASEMEIAALPKTGKGLTVTVDNFFNNEYMTGPTGDKIPFHYVWEEDDNNGFSLFGKVFNDAGVKTATLKTAPTTANLKGSNIYIIVDPDTEKETAAPNFMNAAYAKQVSEWVKAGGVLVLLLNDAGNCEISKFNVLPETFGIHFNEDSRNKVQGSNFEQGAVKIPDGNSIFKTAKKVYIKEISTIVAKSPAVSALTDNGDVLIATAKYGKGTVFAVGDPWFYNEYIDGRKLPADFENFKATNDLVNWLIKQVPGKK from the coding sequence ATGAAGAGATCAATTCTATATACAGCAGCTGCGCTCATCGGTTTTTCTATTTTAACACAAAGTGGATTTGCCCAAAAGAAATTGTCAGAACAGTTAACCTTAACAGCAATGGAAAAACTGTTTCAGGATACTACACTGTTAAAAGGTGCCAAAGGCCCTAAATGGACCTACGACATGGGCGTGGTACTGGAAGGTGCTGCAACGGTTTGGCGGAATACCGGCGATGGAAAATATTTCAAGTACATCCAAAGCTCAATGGATGCCTATTTGGATAAGGAAGGAAATATCAATACGTATAAACCTGATGATTTTAATATCGACAACATTAAAAATGGCCGTTCGTTATTATTGTTATATAAGGTTACCGGACAACAAAAATACCTGTTAGCAGCAACTAAATTATACGATCAACTGCAAAAACAACCGCGTACCCAGGAAGGTGGCTTTTGGCACAAGAAAATTTATCCCAATCAAATGTGGTTGGATGGTTTGTATATGGGCGAACCGTTTTACGCGGAGTACGCCAAACTGATGAAAAAAGATGCCGCTTTCGACGATATTGCCAAGCAGTTTATCCTGATGGAGAAAAATGCCCGCGATGCTAAAACAGGCTTACTTTATCATGGATACGATGAAAGCAGAGCGGAGCAATGGGCCGATAAAAAAACGGGCCGTTCAGCAAATTTCTGGGGCAGGGCGATGGGTTGGTACATTATGGCTTTGGTAGATGTGCTGGATAATTTTCCGGCCAATCATCCACAACGGAAAGAATTGATCGCCATTTTAAGCCGTACGGCAACCGCTGCAGTAAAATACCAGGATCCAAAATCAGGTGTTTGGTTCGATATTTTAGATATGCCGGACAGAAAAGGAAATTACCTCGAAAGCTCCGCGTCGAGCATGTTTGTATATGGATTAGCCAAAGGTGTACGTAAAGGTTGGTTGGCACCATCATTTATGACCGCTGCAAATAAAGGTTACGCAGGCTTAAAGAAAGAATTTGTTGAACAAGCCGGAGCAGAAAGAATTAATTTGACCAAAACCGTTTCGGTATCGGGATTGGGCGGAAAACCTAAATACCGCGATGGAAGTTTCGACTATTATATCAGCGAAAAAGTAATTACTAACGATCCGAAAGGTGTAGGGGCATTTATTTGCGCCGCTTCAGAAATGGAAATTGCCGCGCTCCCTAAAACAGGTAAAGGTTTAACCGTTACGGTTGATAATTTCTTCAATAACGAGTATATGACCGGCCCAACCGGAGATAAAATCCCCTTTCATTACGTATGGGAAGAGGATGATAACAACGGGTTTTCATTATTCGGTAAAGTCTTTAATGATGCAGGCGTTAAAACCGCTACTCTTAAAACTGCACCAACAACAGCAAACTTGAAAGGAAGTAACATTTACATTATTGTAGATCCTGATACGGAAAAAGAAACTGCGGCACCAAATTTCATGAATGCGGCATATGCCAAGCAGGTTAGCGAATGGGTTAAAGCGGGTGGCGTATTGGTGCTCTTGTTAAATGATGCCGGTAATTGCGAAATTTCGAAATTCAATGTACTGCCAGAAACTTTTGGTATCCATTTTAATGAAGACAGCCGCAATAAGGTTCAAGGTTCGAACTTTGAACAAGGTGCTGTAAAAATCCCTGACGGAAATTCAATTTTTAAAACAGCTAAAAAGGTTTACATCAAAGAAATTTCGACAATAGTAGCAAAAAGCCCCGCCGTTTCGGCCTTAACAGATAATGGCGATGTGCTTATCGCAACAGCAAAATATGGCAAAGGAACCGTTTTCGCTGTGGGCGATCCCTGGTTTTACAACGAATATATCGATGGCAGAAAATTGCCTGCAGATTTCGAAAACTTTAAGGCAACGAATGATCTGGTAAACTGGTTGATTAAACAGGTGCCGGGTAAAAAGTAG
- a CDS encoding PelA/Pel-15E family pectate lyase (product_source=TIGR02474; cath_funfam=1.10.288.10; cleavage_site_network=SignalP-noTM; pfam=PF09492; superfamily=81853; tigrfam=TIGR02474): MKTKIWLTLICTSLMLSCYAQQPTDSTAEKMLVYQLGNGGWPKQLEDKSVVNYGATLTPELLAKVKATKDLHATFDNKATSREVVYLVQAYKKTKNKAYLMAAEKGLDYILSAQYANGGWPQYYPDKTLYRSEITYNDDAMINVLNILQDIVTQKNDFEVVNPAYIKKAEKAIVKGVDCIIKTQVKQNGVLTIWAAQYDKDSMLPAKARAFEPASLSTSESVGIVRFLMRLKNPSPEVKSAVAAAVKWFNTYKISGYRFDRPSDPKTNIKTAALVADHTANTWARFYDIEKNTPIFGDRDNTIKTKLEELSPERRNGYAWYGNWGQKLIEKEYPKWLNTNGNK; encoded by the coding sequence ATGAAAACAAAAATATGGTTAACCCTGATCTGTACAAGCTTAATGCTATCGTGTTATGCGCAGCAGCCTACCGATTCTACTGCAGAAAAAATGCTTGTATATCAACTCGGCAATGGCGGTTGGCCTAAGCAGTTGGAAGATAAAAGCGTGGTTAACTATGGTGCAACCTTAACACCTGAGCTTTTGGCCAAGGTAAAAGCCACCAAAGATCTGCATGCCACATTCGATAATAAAGCCACCAGCAGAGAAGTGGTATACCTGGTTCAAGCTTATAAAAAAACAAAGAATAAGGCCTATTTAATGGCAGCTGAAAAAGGATTGGATTATATTTTATCCGCTCAATATGCCAATGGTGGCTGGCCTCAGTATTATCCTGATAAAACTTTGTACCGTTCAGAAATTACGTATAATGATGATGCAATGATTAATGTGCTCAATATCTTACAGGATATTGTTACACAGAAAAATGACTTTGAAGTCGTAAACCCAGCATACATTAAAAAAGCAGAGAAAGCCATTGTTAAAGGGGTTGATTGTATTATTAAAACGCAAGTAAAGCAAAACGGCGTGCTAACCATCTGGGCTGCACAATACGATAAAGACTCGATGTTGCCGGCAAAAGCAAGAGCATTTGAGCCGGCTTCGTTAAGCACAAGTGAGTCGGTAGGTATCGTCCGGTTCCTAATGAGGCTTAAAAACCCATCACCAGAAGTAAAAAGTGCAGTTGCCGCAGCGGTTAAATGGTTCAATACCTATAAAATTTCAGGCTACCGTTTCGATAGACCAAGTGATCCTAAAACCAATATTAAAACCGCGGCTTTGGTTGCAGATCATACAGCCAATACCTGGGCGCGTTTTTACGATATCGAGAAAAACACTCCGATTTTCGGTGATCGCGACAATACAATTAAAACAAAATTGGAAGAGTTAAGTCCTGAACGGCGAAACGGTTATGCCTGGTATGGTAACTGGGGACAGAAATTAATTGAAAAGGAATACCCGAAGTGGTTAAACACAAACGGAAATAAATAA
- a CDS encoding tagaturonate reductase (product_source=KO:K00041; cath_funfam=1.10.1040.10,3.40.50.720; cog=COG0246; ko=KO:K00041; pfam=PF01232,PF08125; superfamily=48179,51735), translating to MILNKENLANINGDKVTKPSAEILALPEKVIQFGTGVLLRGLPDYFIDKANQNGIFNGRVLVVKSTSKGGADAFSKQDNLYTLCVKGIEDGVNVEENSINSSISRVLSASQDWTEILKAAHQPEMQVVISNTTEVGIVKSEDKITDNPPQSYPGKLLAFLHERYTAFNGSAESGMVIVPTELISDNADKLKEILLDLAIQNKLGWDFENWLKTANHFCKTLVDRIVPGKLPEAEQKAIESELGYEDELMIMAEPFRLWAIESSSEKVKEILSFEKADKGVFIVPSIDKFKELKLRLLNGTHTISCGLAILAGFNTVKEAMANEDFSANVLKLMKDEIAPVVVNEDITYDEAIAFAESVIDRFSNPSLEHQWQAITLNFTSKMQMRNMPLIRRYYALKNEVPQLTALGVAAYILFMNVNKDGDTYTASANGKTFPIQDEFAEILHEYWKNPETVIDNTLGDRRLWDKNLNNYPGFNAAVKSYVDLLQNKGAKETLSNLHSERTI from the coding sequence ATGATTTTAAACAAAGAAAATTTAGCAAACATTAACGGCGATAAGGTTACTAAACCAAGTGCCGAAATTTTGGCTTTACCAGAAAAAGTAATTCAGTTTGGAACAGGCGTTTTATTGCGTGGTTTACCAGATTATTTTATTGATAAGGCCAACCAGAATGGTATTTTTAATGGTCGTGTTTTAGTAGTTAAATCAACTTCAAAAGGTGGTGCCGATGCATTTTCGAAACAGGATAATTTATACACGCTTTGTGTAAAGGGGATCGAAGATGGTGTTAATGTAGAAGAAAATTCAATCAACTCATCAATCAGCCGTGTTTTATCGGCTTCGCAAGATTGGACCGAAATTTTAAAAGCTGCCCACCAGCCAGAAATGCAGGTTGTAATTTCGAATACAACTGAGGTTGGGATTGTTAAAAGCGAAGATAAAATAACCGATAATCCACCACAATCTTACCCGGGGAAATTACTGGCATTCCTGCATGAAAGATATACTGCTTTTAATGGCTCGGCCGAAAGCGGAATGGTGATTGTACCTACAGAATTAATCAGTGATAATGCTGATAAATTGAAAGAAATTTTATTGGATCTGGCCATCCAGAATAAATTGGGCTGGGATTTCGAAAACTGGTTAAAAACGGCTAATCATTTCTGCAAAACTTTGGTTGATAGGATTGTTCCCGGAAAACTTCCTGAGGCCGAACAAAAAGCGATTGAAAGTGAACTGGGTTATGAAGATGAACTCATGATTATGGCCGAACCCTTCAGACTTTGGGCTATCGAATCGTCAAGCGAAAAAGTGAAGGAGATTTTATCCTTTGAAAAGGCCGATAAAGGTGTTTTTATTGTTCCATCGATCGATAAGTTTAAAGAACTAAAACTGCGTTTACTTAATGGTACGCACACCATCAGCTGTGGATTGGCCATTTTAGCTGGCTTTAATACCGTAAAAGAGGCTATGGCGAATGAAGATTTCTCAGCCAATGTATTAAAACTGATGAAAGATGAAATTGCCCCTGTTGTGGTAAACGAAGATATTACCTATGATGAAGCGATTGCCTTTGCAGAAAGCGTAATTGACCGTTTTAGTAATCCATCCTTAGAGCACCAGTGGCAGGCCATAACCCTAAATTTCACCTCAAAAATGCAGATGCGTAACATGCCGTTAATCAGAAGGTATTACGCTTTAAAAAATGAAGTACCTCAACTTACCGCTTTAGGTGTGGCAGCATATATTCTTTTCATGAATGTGAATAAAGATGGTGATACTTACACGGCCAGCGCAAACGGAAAAACCTTTCCGATACAGGATGAATTTGCAGAAATTTTACACGAATACTGGAAAAACCCTGAAACGGTTATAGATAATACCCTTGGCGACAGACGTCTTTGGGATAAAAACTTGAATAACTATCCCGGCTTTAACGCGGCCGTAAAATCTTACGTTGATTTATTACAGAACAAGGGTGCAAAAGAAACTTTAAGTAACTTGCATTCAGAAAGAACAATTTAA
- a CDS encoding altronate hydrolase (product_source=KO:K01685; cog=COG2721; ko=KO:K01685; pfam=PF04295; superfamily=57783) gives MVTRILKIHPNDNVLVALQNLAKGETVIYDGQEYILQDDIQAKHKFFMQDMNAGDHIIMYGVLVGKAQHFILKGGLMDTENTKHASDPYEFRPYNYEWHAPDVSKFEGRTFNGYLRSDGRVGTANYWLFIPTVFCENRNLDVIREALHNELGYAVTDKYKSYAHELVEAYKNGEILEEADPSSIGIANPSANRVFKNVDGIKFLNHQGGCGGTRQDAAVLSKLLAAYADHPNVAGVTVLSLGCQNLQVKDFMDDLKHRSPNFDKPLFIFEQQQSQSEEQLVKEAIRKTFIGLTEINKIERQPAPLSKLVLGVKCGGSDGFSGISANPAVGYTSDLLVALGGTVLLAEFPELCGAEQQLIDRTKDETAARKFIQLMTAYNQSAENVGSGFFMNPSPGNIKDGLITDAIKSTGAAKKGGTSPVEDVLDYTEPATKPGLNLVCTPGNDVEATTGKAASGATLILFTTGLGTPTGNPVCPTIKVSTNNALTKRMGDIIDINCGPVIEGEKTIEQMGEDILEYCIKAASGEVIPKAVLLNQDDFIPWKRGVSL, from the coding sequence ATGGTTACTAGAATTTTAAAAATCCATCCTAACGATAACGTGCTTGTTGCCCTGCAAAACCTGGCAAAAGGCGAAACCGTTATTTACGATGGACAGGAATATATTTTACAGGATGATATCCAGGCTAAGCATAAGTTTTTTATGCAGGATATGAATGCAGGTGATCACATTATTATGTATGGTGTATTAGTAGGGAAAGCGCAGCATTTCATCCTAAAAGGTGGTTTAATGGATACAGAAAACACTAAACATGCCTCTGATCCATATGAATTCCGTCCGTACAATTACGAATGGCATGCACCAGATGTTTCTAAATTTGAAGGCAGAACCTTTAACGGTTATCTCCGTAGTGATGGCCGCGTGGGTACTGCAAATTATTGGTTGTTTATTCCGACTGTTTTCTGCGAAAACCGCAATCTGGATGTGATCCGTGAAGCTTTGCACAATGAATTGGGTTATGCCGTAACCGATAAATACAAATCTTACGCCCATGAGCTGGTTGAGGCTTATAAAAACGGCGAAATCCTGGAAGAAGCTGATCCAAGTTCAATTGGAATTGCAAATCCGTCAGCCAACCGCGTTTTTAAAAATGTTGATGGCATTAAATTCTTAAATCACCAGGGTGGTTGCGGTGGTACCCGTCAGGATGCTGCTGTATTAAGTAAATTATTGGCTGCTTATGCCGATCATCCCAACGTTGCGGGCGTTACCGTATTGAGCTTAGGATGCCAAAACCTACAGGTTAAAGATTTTATGGACGATTTAAAACACCGCAGTCCAAATTTCGATAAACCTTTATTCATTTTTGAGCAACAGCAATCGCAAAGTGAAGAGCAATTGGTGAAAGAAGCCATTAGAAAAACTTTTATCGGTTTAACTGAAATCAATAAGATTGAACGCCAACCTGCCCCTTTAAGCAAATTGGTTTTAGGTGTTAAATGTGGCGGTAGCGATGGCTTTAGTGGGATCAGTGCTAATCCGGCAGTAGGTTATACATCTGATTTACTGGTGGCTTTAGGTGGCACTGTACTTCTTGCCGAGTTTCCTGAACTTTGCGGCGCAGAACAACAGTTAATCGACCGTACAAAAGATGAAACAGCAGCACGTAAATTCATCCAGTTGATGACTGCTTACAATCAATCTGCAGAAAATGTAGGTTCCGGGTTTTTCATGAACCCATCACCTGGAAATATCAAAGATGGTTTAATTACCGATGCGATTAAGAGTACCGGTGCAGCCAAAAAAGGTGGAACATCCCCAGTTGAAGATGTTCTGGATTATACCGAACCTGCGACCAAACCAGGATTAAACTTAGTTTGCACGCCGGGAAATGATGTTGAAGCCACTACAGGAAAAGCAGCTTCTGGAGCAACATTAATCTTATTTACAACAGGTTTGGGTACGCCTACCGGAAACCCGGTTTGCCCAACCATTAAGGTTTCAACCAATAATGCATTAACCAAACGCATGGGCGATATTATCGATATCAACTGCGGGCCGGTAATCGAAGGTGAAAAAACCATCGAACAAATGGGGGAAGACATTCTGGAATATTGCATTAAAGCAGCCAGCGGCGAAGTAATTCCTAAAGCGGTATTACTTAACCAGGATGATTTTATTCCATGGAAACGGGGAGTGAGCCTTTAA
- a CDS encoding glucuronate isomerase (product_source=KO:K01812; cath_funfam=3.20.20.140; cog=COG1904; ko=KO:K01812; pfam=PF02614; superfamily=51556): MKPFLDENFLLQSKTAEKLYHNFAKSLPIIDYHNHLIPEQIANNTQFANISQVWLAGDHYKWRAMRANGVDEKYITGVGSDYEKFEKWAETVPYTLRNPLYHWTHLELQRYFGITDLLSGKTAQKIFDECSAKLQTPEYSVRGLLAKMNVEAVCTTDDPLDSLNYHQQLAREGANLKMLPAFRPDKAMNSDDIEGLNEYIDKLESVADKTISSFQDYIDALKSRHDYFAANGCSVSDHGLEQIYAEDYTEAEVASIFDKIRSKQHISYEENLKFKSAMLVYFAEWDHEKGWVQQYHLGALRNNNARMLRQLGPDTGWDSIGDFSQARMLSKFLNRLDNQDKLAKTIIYNLNPADNELIATMIGNFNDGSVAGKVQFGSAWWFLDQKDGMIKQLNALSNMGLLSRLVGMLTDSRSFLSFPRHEYFRRIVCNLFGEDIENGELPNDLEWVGKIVQDISYFNAKNYFKF; this comes from the coding sequence ATGAAACCTTTTTTAGACGAAAATTTTCTTTTGCAAAGCAAAACTGCTGAAAAGCTTTATCACAATTTTGCAAAATCATTGCCGATTATCGACTACCATAATCACCTTATTCCGGAGCAGATTGCCAATAACACTCAATTTGCCAACATCAGTCAGGTTTGGCTTGCCGGCGATCATTACAAATGGAGAGCCATGCGTGCCAATGGTGTTGATGAAAAATACATTACAGGTGTAGGATCTGACTATGAAAAATTTGAGAAATGGGCAGAAACTGTTCCCTATACTTTACGTAATCCTTTATACCACTGGACACATCTGGAACTTCAACGCTATTTTGGTATAACTGATTTACTTTCAGGTAAAACGGCGCAGAAAATTTTCGACGAATGTTCTGCAAAATTGCAGACACCTGAATATTCTGTACGTGGTTTGCTGGCCAAAATGAACGTAGAAGCCGTTTGTACTACCGATGATCCTTTGGATAGCTTAAACTATCACCAACAATTGGCAAGAGAGGGTGCAAACCTTAAAATGTTGCCGGCCTTCCGTCCGGATAAAGCGATGAACAGTGACGATATTGAAGGTTTAAACGAGTATATTGATAAATTGGAAAGTGTTGCAGATAAAACCATCAGCAGCTTTCAGGATTATATCGATGCTTTAAAAAGCCGTCACGATTACTTTGCGGCAAATGGCTGTTCAGTTTCTGATCATGGTTTAGAGCAGATTTATGCTGAAGATTATACCGAAGCAGAAGTTGCATCGATCTTTGATAAAATCCGCAGCAAACAACATATTTCTTACGAGGAAAACCTGAAATTTAAATCGGCCATGCTGGTTTATTTTGCAGAATGGGATCATGAAAAAGGTTGGGTACAACAATATCACCTGGGTGCATTGCGTAACAATAATGCCAGGATGTTAAGGCAGTTAGGTCCTGATACCGGCTGGGATTCCATCGGCGATTTTAGTCAGGCTCGAATGCTTTCTAAATTCTTAAACCGTTTGGATAATCAGGATAAGCTGGCAAAAACCATTATTTATAACCTTAATCCTGCTGATAATGAATTGATTGCAACCATGATTGGAAACTTTAACGATGGTTCGGTTGCGGGTAAAGTGCAATTTGGTTCGGCATGGTGGTTTTTAGATCAAAAAGATGGCATGATCAAACAATTAAATGCACTATCAAACATGGGGCTGCTAAGCCGTTTGGTGGGTATGCTTACCGATTCGCGCAGCTTCCTTTCTTTTCCCCGTCACGAATATTTCAGAAGGATCGTTTGTAACCTGTTTGGAGAAGACATTGAGAACGGCGAATTACCTAACGACTTGGAGTGGGTTGGTAAAATTGTTCAGGATATTTCGTACTTTAACGCAAAAAATTACTTTAAATTTTAA